Part of the Bacteroides acidifaciens genome, AATAGTCATTACTCAGCCGGTAGTCCGACATTATTACGTCTTCATTGACACCTAGCGCCGCAAGCAGCAAGGCGGAAACGATTCCTGTGCGCCCTTTGCCGGATGTACAGTGAATCACAGCCGGATAAGAGTCACGGTTGAGCAGGACGGAGAACAATTCATTGAATTCTTTCCGGTAGTTTGTCACCAGTTCGCGGTTCATCTGCTCCACCAGGCGATAAATGGTATCGCTTTTTATTTTCTCTTCCTGGATTCCTTGCAGGATTTTATCCATATTTCCTGTAGGGATGGGAATGTGCACAATCTTAAATTCACCATCACGGAGCTGTGGATAGTTGTGGCGTTCTCCTTCGGAACGCAAGTCTATGATAGTCCGTATGCCTATATTCTTCAGCTCCTGGCGCGAACAGGATGGAATACTGTCTATCTGCGCAGAGCGGTAGAGCATTCCCCAACTGACAGACTTCCCTGTATCGACGGATTTATATCCGCCTAAATCACGGAAATTCTGGATGCCGGGGATATTAACGTTGCGGGTAGCCACTTTGACCTGGTATTTATTATCGAACACCATCAGATAATAATAGCGTCGGGACGGGTCATCGGTGACGATGGTCATCTTGCCGCTGGATATTTTGCTCATCGCCACGGGAGAGTCTTCGGGAATCAACTTGGGGGAAGTGGATGCATATACTCGTACCTGTCCTTTCAGTACTGGTGCCGTTTCCCATTTAATCACGCAGTTTCCCACGTTGTTTTCTTCGCATACCACCGATATGGTCGGCGGTGTGCCGGAGCAGGACGGGAGCACTAACAAAATGGTAAGCCAGCTAAACAGGTTCTTGTACATAGTTTCTTTGTCTGGGTGAATCATATACGCAAAGATAGGAATTACCGGAAGATATGGTAATTCCTTTGCGATAATTAGCCAAAGTTAATAGTAATTTACGAGCGGAGCCTTATCTGTATTTTTCTGCAAACTCCACCGAAACAGAATTGCTGAAACTACGGCAAACCTCGGCTGCGAAGTCTTTTCCGCACCGGATAATTTTATCCCATACTTCTTCGTTCAAGTTATCCAAGTCGCGGTAGCGGACATCATATTTTAATAGTCCGTAAATCAGTCCCGCGTTAAAATTGTCACCAGCTCCGATGGTGCTGACAGCTTCCAGCGGCTCTATCGGATAATCTTTGTTGACCAGGTTGGTGCGCAGCGACACTTTCTCCCCGCCTGCAGTACAGACAAACCGGGGGCAGTAGAATTTGATTTTGTCCTTGTATATCTTATCCGCGTCCTGTATGCCGTACATATAGAGGAAGTCTTCCAGTGAACCGCGCACAATGTCCGCGTACTCCAGGTTTTCGATGATGGTCGGTGCCAGTTTCATCGCTTCGTTCTTGTGTGAGGAGCGGAAGTTGGGGTCATAGTAGATAATGGCTTTCTTCTCACGTGCCTGGTCGAGCAGTTCGAGAATCTTTTCCCGCAATACCGGATTCAGGGCGTAGTAGGAGCCTACCATGACAATATCGTCCTCTTCCAGTTTGGGGAACAGGACATCGAGACGTTGCTTGGGGTAATCCTTGTAGAAGATGTATTCGGCATCACTTTGCTCATTGAGAAAAGCCAGGGATACCGGTGATTTCCCGTCGGGGAATACATTCACGTGGTCGGTCGGAATATTGTTGTCACGCATGAATTGTAGGATGATGTTCCCTACACGGTCATTACCGGTTTCGCTGATGAAACCGACGTTTATTCCCATCCGTCCTAAGGATACGATGCCGTTGAATACAGAGCCTCCCGGTACGGCTGCGGAAGGCTGGTCACCTCGAAAGATGATATCGAGGATAGTCTCTCCGATTCCGATTACTTTTCGCATAGTGACCTTGATTTTTCGCCCAGGTAACCGCCGTGATGACGTTTTGAGTATTCTTCTATGGTGAATTGGGTTTTCTTCATGGTCTGTACCACCAGTATATCGCCGATAACGGTCATGGCGGTGGTTGAGGTAGTAGGCGTCATTCCTAAAACGCAGACCTCAGTCGGTTTGCCAGTACTCAGGCAGACATCCGATTCATGTGCTAGCGGGCTGTCGGGGTTTCCGGTAATAACGATAAACTTCAAGTCCGGGTCCAGATTATGGGCAAGGCGTGTTAATTCTACGATTTCGCGCGTTTTTCCGGAGTTGGAGATGAGCAGGAGCAAATCGTTTTTCTGCAAGATACCCAAGTCTCCGTGTTGTGCTTCACTGGGATGCAGGAAAACGGACGGGATACCGGTGGAACAGAAAGTGGTAGCGATGTTCATAGCAATTTGTCCGGCTTTTCCCATGCCGGAAGTTACCAGTTTTCCCTTTTTCTGATGTATTTGTTCTACAATCAGTTGTACGGCTTTCTCATAAGCGTCTGTTACAGGGATATTGAGCACGGCTTGTGCTTCCTGTTGCAAGAGTTGTTTGATGGAGTCTATCATATAATCAGTTTATTTTTTCTTTTAATTCTTCCAGAGTGTTTGTTATTTCGTAATAAGTAGAAAAGGGCTGGCGGGCAAACCCTTTGTCCTCTAATGTCTTGAGAGCTTTCAACAGTTCATCGTAGAAACCGTATTCGTTGTAAAATACGACCTTTTTCTGATGGTATCCGATAGAAGCGGCGGCTATCACATGGAATATTTCATCGAATGTGCCTACACCACCCGGCAATGCTACCAGTATATCCGATTTCTCGGTCATGATGTCCTTCCGGTCGCTCAGATTGTGAGTATGAATCACTTCGTCCAGACAAGTGCTTACACTGCCTTTCTCTTCCAGTTTGGCAGGGACTACCCCGATGACCTTTCCGCCGTTTTCTTTCACGGCACGGGCTACGCATTCCATCAGTCCGAGGTTGGCTCCTCCGTAAATCAACGTTTTGCCAGTCTGTCCTATCCATTCGCCGATTCGGCGGGCGCTTTCGAAGTACATTTTGTCAATGTTTTCTGAGGCAGAACAGAATATTCCTATCTTTTTCATATACGTTGTAACTGTTATAGTCCACAAATATCTGCAATTTTCTATAAACCGCAATAAGTTTTATTGTATTTTTGTAGCATAATTCACTAAGGAAGTAGAAAACAATGCAATCTAACGAATATACACTCCCCAATGGTTTGCGTATTATCCATGAACCGACTCTCTCAAAAGTAGCTTATTGTGGTTTTGCCATTGATGCCGGAACGCGTGATGAGGCGGAATCTGAGCAGGGGATGGCTCACTTCGTGGAGCATCTCATTTTTAAAGGGACGGAGAAACGGAAAGCCTGGCATATCCTCAACCGGATGGAGAACGTTGGCGGCGACCTGAATGCTTACACCAATAAGGAAGAGACGGTAGTCTATTCCGCTTTCCTGACCGAACACTTGGAGCGGGCTCTCGAATTATTGGGGGATATTGTATTTCATTCTACCTTTCCCCAGCATGAGATAGAGAAAGAGACGGAAGTCATTATTGATGAAATACAGTCGTATGAAGATACTCCTTCGGAACTGATATTCGACGATTTTGAGGATATGATATTCCGCAATCATCCGTTGGGAAGGAATATCCTGGGCAAACCGGAACTGTTGCGGAGTTTCCGCACCGAAGACGTCCTTTCGTTTACCCGCCGGTTTTATCAGCCGGGGAATATGGTGTTCTTCGTCCAGGGGCAATATGACTTCAAGAAGATAATCCGTCTGGCAGAGAAATATCTGTCGGATATTCCTGCAGTGGAAGTAACCAACCGTCGTGTTCCCCCGCCGCTTTATGTTCCCGAACATTTGACGATAGCCAAGGATACGCATCAGGCACACGTGATGATTGGCAGCCGTGGGTATAATGCCTATGACGACAAGCGTACGGCTCTCTATCTATTGAATAATATCCTCGGTGGCCCTGGCATGAACAGCAAACTGAATGTAGCTCTTCGTGAGCGCAGGGGGCTGGTTTATAATGTCGAATCCAACCTGACTTCTTATACCGATACAGGAGCTTTCTGCATTTACTTCGGAACCGATGTTGAAGATATGGACACTTGCTTGAGGCTGACCTATAAAGAGTTGAAGCGAATGCGCGACACAAAGATGACCTCATCCCAGCTTGCCGCAGCCAAGAAACAACTTATCGGGCAAATAGGGGTGGCATCCGATAATTTTGAAAATAATGCGCTGGGAATGGCAAAGACATACCTGCACTATCACAAGTACGAATCATCCGAATTGGTCTTCAAGCGCATAGAGGCATTGACGGCAGAACAATTGCTGGAAGTTGCCAATGAAATGTTTGCAGAAGAATATTTGTCTACGTTGGTATATAAGTAACCTCTTGAGGCTTATGAACTAACAGATTCACTAATAAACCGCTAATATTTAATTGACCATGAAAAACTTAACACGGAAAGTCCGGATTTGCTTGGGTTTGTTGATGC contains:
- a CDS encoding tyrosine-protein phosphatase, which encodes MYKNLFSWLTILLVLPSCSGTPPTISVVCEENNVGNCVIKWETAPVLKGQVRVYASTSPKLIPEDSPVAMSKISSGKMTIVTDDPSRRYYYLMVFDNKYQVKVATRNVNIPGIQNFRDLGGYKSVDTGKSVSWGMLYRSAQIDSIPSCSRQELKNIGIRTIIDLRSEGERHNYPQLRDGEFKIVHIPIPTGNMDKILQGIQEEKIKSDTIYRLVEQMNRELVTNYRKEFNELFSVLLNRDSYPAVIHCTSGKGRTGIVSALLLAALGVNEDVIMSDYRLSNDYFNIPKASKYAYELPVNSQEAITTIYSAKEDFLNAAKEQIESEYGNVQAYLKKGIGLSAEEIEQLRSILLE
- a CDS encoding carbohydrate kinase family protein — encoded protein: MRKVIGIGETILDIIFRGDQPSAAVPGGSVFNGIVSLGRMGINVGFISETGNDRVGNIILQFMRDNNIPTDHVNVFPDGKSPVSLAFLNEQSDAEYIFYKDYPKQRLDVLFPKLEEDDIVMVGSYYALNPVLREKILELLDQAREKKAIIYYDPNFRSSHKNEAMKLAPTIIENLEYADIVRGSLEDFLYMYGIQDADKIYKDKIKFYCPRFVCTAGGEKVSLRTNLVNKDYPIEPLEAVSTIGAGDNFNAGLIYGLLKYDVRYRDLDNLNEEVWDKIIRCGKDFAAEVCRSFSNSVSVEFAEKYR
- a CDS encoding SIS domain-containing protein, which encodes MIDSIKQLLQQEAQAVLNIPVTDAYEKAVQLIVEQIHQKKGKLVTSGMGKAGQIAMNIATTFCSTGIPSVFLHPSEAQHGDLGILQKNDLLLLISNSGKTREIVELTRLAHNLDPDLKFIVITGNPDSPLAHESDVCLSTGKPTEVCVLGMTPTTSTTAMTVIGDILVVQTMKKTQFTIEEYSKRHHGGYLGEKSRSLCEK
- a CDS encoding TIGR00730 family Rossman fold protein, which translates into the protein MKKIGIFCSASENIDKMYFESARRIGEWIGQTGKTLIYGGANLGLMECVARAVKENGGKVIGVVPAKLEEKGSVSTCLDEVIHTHNLSDRKDIMTEKSDILVALPGGVGTFDEIFHVIAAASIGYHQKKVVFYNEYGFYDELLKALKTLEDKGFARQPFSTYYEITNTLEELKEKIN
- a CDS encoding M16 family metallopeptidase, coding for MQSNEYTLPNGLRIIHEPTLSKVAYCGFAIDAGTRDEAESEQGMAHFVEHLIFKGTEKRKAWHILNRMENVGGDLNAYTNKEETVVYSAFLTEHLERALELLGDIVFHSTFPQHEIEKETEVIIDEIQSYEDTPSELIFDDFEDMIFRNHPLGRNILGKPELLRSFRTEDVLSFTRRFYQPGNMVFFVQGQYDFKKIIRLAEKYLSDIPAVEVTNRRVPPPLYVPEHLTIAKDTHQAHVMIGSRGYNAYDDKRTALYLLNNILGGPGMNSKLNVALRERRGLVYNVESNLTSYTDTGAFCIYFGTDVEDMDTCLRLTYKELKRMRDTKMTSSQLAAAKKQLIGQIGVASDNFENNALGMAKTYLHYHKYESSELVFKRIEALTAEQLLEVANEMFAEEYLSTLVYK